From Pseudorca crassidens isolate mPseCra1 chromosome 15, mPseCra1.hap1, whole genome shotgun sequence, one genomic window encodes:
- the LOC137206533 gene encoding LOW QUALITY PROTEIN: uncharacterized protein (The sequence of the model RefSeq protein was modified relative to this genomic sequence to represent the inferred CDS: inserted 1 base in 1 codon; deleted 3 bases in 2 codons; substituted 1 base at 1 genomic stop codon), with translation MRCSPFHHQLSDSALGSSFSKTSPAPHLLPPRGPAPLARRPYRACALPPGLHLGIGRKRERETGTRPGLWCGEAETEKRRGGEGTGTALSYSLSAVLGKEKGKGRGREWGLSPSDPGVRGAVRSDVLGVGPLSVAEDLGLSPLGPEFPGLTPRFSNIRVSALRFQISGTRVPTSLNLGLCFTGFQISGSGPCVHQYPGFIPHEFKYQIRPPPXSNIWSXDPTIRNPGLSNCRPRGKGGLDREVRSGCHPLPSRGGFPGPPLRKGESRGRGGKGKGLLAPLPAWQSRWRTPGGGGGAGAP, from the exons ATGCGCTGCAGCCCTTTCCACCACCAGTTGTCGGACAGCGCGCTGGGCTCCTCCTTCTCCAAGACTAGCCctgctccccacctcctcccacccagG GGCCCCGCCCCCTTGGCCCGGCGTCCATACCGCGCCTGCGCGCTCCCGCCCGGTCTCCATCTTGGAattgggaggaagagggagagggagactggGACGAGACCGGGGCTGTGGTGCGGAGAGGCTGAGACTgagaagaggagagggggagaaggCACGGGGACCGCCCTTAGCTACAGTCTTTCAGCTGTCCTcgggaaagagaaggggaaagggagggggcggGAGTGGGGGCTGTCACCCTCGGACCCCGGCGTGAGAGGGGCCGTGCGGTCGGACGTCCTCGGGGTAGGCCCCCTGTCGGTGGCCGAAGACCTGGGGCTCAGTCCCCTCGGTCCCGAATTTCCGGGCCTGACCCCACGCTTCTCAAATATCCGGGTCTCAGCC CTGAGATTCCAGATATCCGGGACTCGGGTCCCAACCTCTCTAAACCTGGGGCTCTGTTTCACAGGGTTTCAAATATCT GGTTCAGGACCCTGCGTGCACCAGTATCCGGGGTTCATTCCCCACGAGTTCAAATATCAGATTCGGCCTCCCC GTTCAAATATCTGGAGTTAAGACCCCACAATCAGAAATCCGGGACTCAGCAACTGTCGCCCTCGAGGAAAAGGAGGACTGGACCGCGAGGTCAGATCAGGTtgtcaccccctcccctccagggGAGGCTTCCCGGGCCCGCCCCTTAGGAAGGGCGAAAGCCGAGGAAGAGGTGGCAAGGGGAAAGGTCTCCTTGCCCCTCTCCCTGCTTGGCAGAGCCGCTGGAGGACCCCAGGAGGAGGCGGAGGCGCTGGGGCACCATAG